The stretch of DNA GCCTTGATGGACCGACGCGCCAACTGTTCGCCCCCAGTGGTCGCGCCATCGTGCTGACCGGCGGCGAACATGCGCTGCTGCGCGTCTTCCTGCACCATCCCAACCGGGTGCTGTCGCGGGATCAGATCCTGGATCTGACCTATGGCAAAATGCAGGAGTCGTTTGGCCGCACCATCGATATGCAGGTGAGCCGTTTGCGTAAACGGCTGCAGGACGACGCCAAAAATCCATCTTTGATCAAGACCGTGCGCAATGCAGGCTATGTCTTCTGCTCCCGTGTGGAGATGGATGTAAGCGGGCTGAAGAGTCTGTAACCTCGCGGCTGCAATCCCCATGATCTCTCAAACGACATGAAAGCCGTGGTGCAGCGGGTTAGTCGCGCCGATGTACGGGTGGACGATGAGGTCGTCGGCCAGATTGGGCGCGGCCTGCTGGTGCTGCTCGCCGTGGAGCGCGGTGACGGCGATGCGCAGCGCCATTTGATGGCGCGCAAAGTAGCGCGACTGCGGATCTTTCCCGATGAAAACGGCAAGATGAATCTGTCGGTCAAGGAGATTGGCGGCGAGATTCTGGTCATCTCTCAATTCACCCTGGCGGCGGATATGAAAAAGGGCTACCGCCCGTCGTTTGGCGGGGCCGAAGAGCCGCAACGCGCCAATGAGCAGTATGAGATCTTTTGCCAGGAGTTGATCGATATCGAAGGCGTGCCGGTCGCCCGTGGCCGTTTTGCCGCAGATATGCAGGTCAGCCTTATCAATGATGGACCGGTGACCATTCCGCTCAGTTTTCCTCCGAACAACGCAGCATAACGCCATGACCGCGCAGTTTTGCGCATCGGATTGTTCTTTTGAGCTTCAACGCACCTGCAAATAGTCACACTCTACCGGCAAAGTGGCGCTTTGCCGTGGATCGTGGCGGCACCTTCACCGACCTGACCGCGCAAGCCCCGGACGGGACGCGACACGCGCTCAAACTCCTCTCCGATTCCAACCAATACGACAACGCCGCCATTGAAGCGATCCGGCGCATTTTGGACCTTCCGCCCGGCGTCACTTTGCCCGCTGAGCGCATCGCCTCCATTCGCCTTGGCTCCACCGTGGCCACCAATGCGTTATTGGAGCGCAAAGGCGCGCCGGTGGGATTGCTGATCACCCGGGGCTTTCGTGACCTGCTGGAGATTGGCGATCAGCGTCGCCCCGAGCTGTTTGCGCTGGATATCCGCAAACCGGAGAATCTCTATTGCGCCGTGGCTGAGGCCAACGAGCGCATGGGGCCCGATGGCGCCATCGAACAGGCGCTGGATCCTGCGCAGATCCGCGCGGCGTTAACACAATTGAAACACGACGGCGCGCGCGCTGTGGCTATCGCCTTTCTGCACGCCTGGGATAATCCCACCCACGAGCAGGAGGCGGCGCGCATTGCGCAGGAGTTTGATTTCGATCAGATCTCCCTGTCGTCGGAGACGCTGCGGGTCATCTCTCTCACTGGCCGCGGCCAAACCACGCTGGTGGACGCCTATTTGAGTCCGGTATTGCGCGACTATATCGACACCGTGCGCCGCTGGACCGGCGATATTCCAGTCCATTTTATGAGCAGCGCCGGCGCGCTGTTGCCGCCTGCCGGGTTTACCGGTAAGGACGCCATTCTCTCCGGCCCTGCGGGCGGCGTACTGGCGGTGGCGCACCTGCGCGCGCAACTGGGCGATGAGCAGGCCATCGGCTTGGATATGGGCGGCACCTCCACCGATGTGTGCCGCGTGGGGCCTGCTGGATTGGAGCGCACCTTGAGCGCCGAGACGGCGGGGATTCGCTATCAAGCGCCCATGCTGCGCATCGAGACGGTGGCGGCGGGCGGAGGCTCCATCATTGACTTCGATGGCGGCAAACTCACCGTAGGGCCGGAGTCCGCAGGCTCCTCACCGGGTCCGGCCTGTTACGGTTGGGGCGGACCGCTGGCCATTACCGACGCCAATGTGTTGCTGGGTCGGGTACGGCCACAGCGCTTTCCGCACCTGTTCGGCGCACATCATAACGGTCCGCTGGACACCGCCGCCAGCGCCGCCGGTTTCGCCGCTCTGGCGGCCCGCGTTGAGGCGGCGACCGGCGCGCGTCATACGCCGCAAAGCCTGGCCCTGGGCGCGCTGCGTGTGGCCAATGAGACCATGTGCCAGCCCATCCGCGCCCTGTCGGTGGCGCAGGGGTATGATCTGCGACGCCATACTCTGGTCTGTTTTGGCGGCGCCGGTGCGCAGCACGCTTGCGGCGTTGCGCGTCTGCTGAATATTCCCACCGTGCGCATCCACCCGTTGGCGGGGGTGATGTCCGCCTATGGCATCGCCATGACGCCGCATCGGCGCCACGCCACCCGCAGTCTGATTCTGCCGATTACGACGAAATCGGTCCAACGAGCGCAGATGACTGTGGATCAGATGCTGGAGCAGTTACGCGCCGATCTGCTTGCGGATCTACGCCATGCCGAGCCTGTTGAACCCGATCGGATTGTAAGCGCCGCCAAGGCGGGGATCCGCGCCCGCGGCGCCGACCAGCCGTTATGGGTGGCGTTCAGCGCCCAGGAGAGCGTATTGCGACAGCGCTTTGTCGAGGCGCATATGGCCCTCTATGGCTTCCATCCTGGCGAAGAGCTGGAGTTCAGCGCGCTGGAGGCGGAAGTCACCTGGCGCAACGATGCCGTAACGGAAAGCCGCGTTGCGACGGATGGTGGAGACGGCGCCCAGGCGCGCACTTCACAGTCTGTTGAACCGCTGGAGCGGGCGCCGGTCTGGTTTGATGGCGCTGATGCGCCGCTGGAGACGCCGATCTACGCTCGTGATGCGCTGCCGCTCTCCTCGCCGATCCTGGGGCCTGCGCTCATCAGCGAACCTAACTCCGTGATTGTGGTGGAGCCGGATTTCTCCGCCACACGCGATGCGCAAGGGGTGGTGACGCTACACCGTGTGGATGATTCAGGGGCGAATCGTGAGGATTTCGACCCCACGGATCCCATTACCGTCGCACTGTTCAATCACCGGTTTATGGGCATTGCGGAACGCATGGGCAACACCTTGGCGGGAGCGGCGCACTCCATCAATATGCGCGAGCGTCATGACTTCTCGTGCGCCATCTTCGACGCCCATGGCGCGCTCATCGCCAATGCGCCCCATGTGCCGGTGCATCTGGGGGCCATGGGCGCCACAGTGCGGCATCTAATCTCCACCAAAAGCGCGTCTCTGCGCGCTGGAGACGTCTACGCCAGCAACGATCCCCGTTGTGGCGGTTCGCACCTGCCAGACATTACCGTTATGACGCCGATCTTCCCTGAAGGCGCTCAGGATGCGCGTGATCTCAAACCGCATCTCTTTGTCGCCACCCGCGGTCATCACGCGGACATTGGCGGAACCACCCCCGGCTCCATGCCGCCGTTTGCCCAAACTCTGGCGGAGGAGGGGGTGGTGCTCAGTAATATGCTCATTGTGCGTGGCGGCGTGTTCCGACACGAGGCAGTGCTCAACGCCTTGGCCAGTGGACCCTATCCGGCGCGCAACCCGCAGGAGAGGCTGTCGGACCTGCGCAGTCAAATCGCCGCCAACGCCACCGGCGTGGTGGAGTTGAATGAGCTGTGCCGTGAGTATGGCGTCGATAGAATTCACGCCTGTATGGACGCCATGCGCCATAACGCCATGCGGGCCATGGCGCAGGCGCTGGAACAGGTGCTGGGCGATCGGGAATCATGGGTGGGCGAGCGGCAGGACGCCATGGACGATGGCGCCATCATCCAGGCCCGGATTGAGATTGCGCGACGGTTTGATGGATTGCCCCGTGCGATGGTGGATCTGCGTGGCTGTGGTCCGACACACAGTGGCAATCTCAACGCGCCCATGGCGGTCACCCAAGCGGCGATACTCTACGCCTTCCGCTGTTTGATCGACCACCCCATCCCGCTTAATGATGGCTGTCTGGCGCTGTTGGATATTGCTGTGGACGCAGACTCCCTGGTCAATCCTGCGCCGCAAGCGGCGGTCTCCGGCGGCAATGTGGAAACTTCCCAGCGAATTGTGGATGTTCTGCTGGGGGCGCTGGGCGTGGCGGCGGCCAGTCAGGGCACCATGAACAATCTGTTGCTGGGCGACCCGGATGGCGAGACGGGTCAATACTACGAGACCATTGCCGGCGGCTCGGGCGCCACAGCACAAGCGAACGGCGCCAGCGGCGTGCAGGTGCATATGACCAACACCCGCATTACCGATCCGGAGATTCTGGAGCGGCGCTTTGCGCAATTGCGTTTGACGGCGTTTCGACTGCGTACGGGCAGCGGCGGCGCCGGGGCGCAACGGGGTGGGGAGGGGGTAGAGCGGGAACTGCGCTTTCTGGCCCCCATGCAGGTCACCGTGGTCAGCGAACGGCGTGAGCGGGCGCCATTTGGTTTACACGGCGGCGACGCGGGCGCTTGTGGCGAGAACACGCGCATCAAGGCCAATGGACAAGAGGAGACTCTGCCCGGGCGCTTTGTGCTGCGTTTTGAAGCAGGAGAGTCATTGCGCATTCGGACGCCAGGCGGAGGCGGCTACGGAGCCGATTAGACCCCTCAAGACTTGGCGTCATTGCCTATCAGAGGCAATAAAAAACGCGCAGCAGCCCGCTATGAGTTGAAAACTCATGAGCAGGGCCGCCGCGCGTTTGAATCCGCAGCGATGAACCGATTTACGCGGTTTGCGGTTTCGGCTCAGGCAGGTGCGAAGGGGTCGACAACGGCGCCACATTGCTCTTGGCGTCCTTGGCGGCGTTTTTCGGCGCATCCACCACATTGGATGGTTTCGCCGTGGCGGCAACGGTTTCGGCGCCCTTGAGACGGCTTTTGCCTTCAAACAGGCTGCCGCGCTCAATCACCAGAACCTTGGAGTAGATCTCCCCAGAGACCTGCCCGGAGGAGAGAATTTCAATCTCCTCGCAGTTGGCTACGCCGTGGAATCGACCCGTGACAATGAGCTTCTGGGCGTTGATTTCACCCTCCACTACGCCCGGTTTGCCAATGGTGATGAGGCTATCGGACTCAATGGAGCCCTTAAACTCGCCATCCACATGGAGCTTGCATTGAATGGCGATTTCGCCGGTTATTTTTGTGCCAGCTGCAATGATGGTTGTGCTGGATTTGTCAATCTGCGGTTGAGGATCTTTACCA from Magnetofaba australis IT-1 encodes:
- the dtd gene encoding D-aminoacyl-tRNA deacylase, coding for MKAVVQRVSRADVRVDDEVVGQIGRGLLVLLAVERGDGDAQRHLMARKVARLRIFPDENGKMNLSVKEIGGEILVISQFTLAADMKKGYRPSFGGAEEPQRANEQYEIFCQELIDIEGVPVARGRFAADMQVSLINDGPVTIPLSFPPNNAA
- a CDS encoding hydantoinase B/oxoprolinase family protein, translating into MSFNAPANSHTLPAKWRFAVDRGGTFTDLTAQAPDGTRHALKLLSDSNQYDNAAIEAIRRILDLPPGVTLPAERIASIRLGSTVATNALLERKGAPVGLLITRGFRDLLEIGDQRRPELFALDIRKPENLYCAVAEANERMGPDGAIEQALDPAQIRAALTQLKHDGARAVAIAFLHAWDNPTHEQEAARIAQEFDFDQISLSSETLRVISLTGRGQTTLVDAYLSPVLRDYIDTVRRWTGDIPVHFMSSAGALLPPAGFTGKDAILSGPAGGVLAVAHLRAQLGDEQAIGLDMGGTSTDVCRVGPAGLERTLSAETAGIRYQAPMLRIETVAAGGGSIIDFDGGKLTVGPESAGSSPGPACYGWGGPLAITDANVLLGRVRPQRFPHLFGAHHNGPLDTAASAAGFAALAARVEAATGARHTPQSLALGALRVANETMCQPIRALSVAQGYDLRRHTLVCFGGAGAQHACGVARLLNIPTVRIHPLAGVMSAYGIAMTPHRRHATRSLILPITTKSVQRAQMTVDQMLEQLRADLLADLRHAEPVEPDRIVSAAKAGIRARGADQPLWVAFSAQESVLRQRFVEAHMALYGFHPGEELEFSALEAEVTWRNDAVTESRVATDGGDGAQARTSQSVEPLERAPVWFDGADAPLETPIYARDALPLSSPILGPALISEPNSVIVVEPDFSATRDAQGVVTLHRVDDSGANREDFDPTDPITVALFNHRFMGIAERMGNTLAGAAHSINMRERHDFSCAIFDAHGALIANAPHVPVHLGAMGATVRHLISTKSASLRAGDVYASNDPRCGGSHLPDITVMTPIFPEGAQDARDLKPHLFVATRGHHADIGGTTPGSMPPFAQTLAEEGVVLSNMLIVRGGVFRHEAVLNALASGPYPARNPQERLSDLRSQIAANATGVVELNELCREYGVDRIHACMDAMRHNAMRAMAQALEQVLGDRESWVGERQDAMDDGAIIQARIEIARRFDGLPRAMVDLRGCGPTHSGNLNAPMAVTQAAILYAFRCLIDHPIPLNDGCLALLDIAVDADSLVNPAPQAAVSGGNVETSQRIVDVLLGALGVAAASQGTMNNLLLGDPDGETGQYYETIAGGSGATAQANGASGVQVHMTNTRITDPEILERRFAQLRLTAFRLRTGSGGAGAQRGGEGVERELRFLAPMQVTVVSERRERAPFGLHGGDAGACGENTRIKANGQEETLPGRFVLRFEAGESLRIRTPGGGGYGAD
- a CDS encoding bactofilin family protein, which translates into the protein MDGEFKGSIESDSLITIGKPGVVEGEINAQKLIVTGRFHGVANCEEIEILSSGQVSGEIYSKVLVIERGSLFEGKSRLKGAETVAATAKPSNVVDAPKNAAKDAKSNVAPLSTPSHLPEPKPQTA